The Niastella koreensis GR20-10 genome includes a window with the following:
- a CDS encoding phosphocholine-specific phospholipase C, with product MDTRREFLKKASLLTGGAGLMQLLPASLAKALAIDPEAGSTWKDAEHIVFLMQENRSFDHAYGSLQGVRGFNDPRAIRLPNKNLVWLQSNKEGETYAPFRLDIHNTKATWMSSLPHSWANQVDARNNGHYDKWLESKHSGNKDYRAMPLTMGFHTREDIPFYYSLADAFTVCDQHFCSSLTGTTPNRLFFWSGTIRSFQDEKAPACVWNEDADYNTMVNWTTFPERLERNDISWKVYQNELSVGVGFTGEEDSWLANFGDNPLEYFTQYNVKFHPAYIDNLPKAAAATAEEIKKTEALLQSLPAGAATAEIEKTKKRLDEIKKQLFDIQTDQKKYTRENYLRLTAWEKALHTKAFDTNTKDPDYHQLTDITYKDGDTERQMKAPKGDVLHQFREDVKNGALPTVSWLVAPENFSDHPSSAWFGIWYISEVLDILTQNPEVWKKTIFILTYDENDGYYDHVPPFVAPHPHKTSTGSTSTGIDTGVDYVADKDQQSIKEQARESSIGLGYRVPMVIASPWSRGGWVNSEVFDHTSSIQFLEAFLTHKTGKKIEEPNISKWRRTVCGDLTSVFRPYNGEKITLPTFLERDEFIEGIHKAQFRQLPANYKKLTAEEIAAINKAPWDSPLMPQQEKGIRDACALPYELYADCYLDYQDNGTLTVRLRADNKIFKEQSAGAPFQIYAPGYQLQVMHHSNYAVEPGQEITTEWKLSDFENNTYHLQVYGPNGFFREFKGNQQDPRYVSVYGEYEITNDQYEEYTGNIMISIGVNNNKPVEYEIIDNAYKTPARSVFVHALPKKPMGFVIETAKTFGWYDFTVKQKGNAVFERRYAGRVEIGQPTKTDPFMGRVV from the coding sequence ATGGATACCCGCAGAGAATTCCTTAAAAAAGCATCCTTACTCACAGGTGGCGCCGGCCTTATGCAATTGTTACCAGCCTCATTAGCCAAAGCACTGGCCATTGATCCCGAGGCAGGTAGCACCTGGAAAGACGCCGAGCACATCGTTTTCCTGATGCAGGAGAACCGGTCGTTCGATCACGCCTATGGCTCTTTGCAGGGCGTACGGGGCTTTAATGATCCGCGGGCTATCCGGTTGCCCAATAAAAATCTGGTATGGCTGCAATCAAACAAGGAAGGAGAAACCTACGCCCCTTTCCGCCTGGATATTCACAATACCAAAGCCACCTGGATGAGCTCCCTGCCCCACTCCTGGGCCAACCAGGTAGATGCCCGCAACAACGGACACTATGATAAATGGCTTGAGTCTAAACATTCAGGCAATAAAGATTACCGCGCCATGCCGTTGACCATGGGTTTTCATACCCGGGAAGACATTCCGTTTTATTATTCCCTGGCCGATGCCTTCACGGTTTGTGACCAGCACTTTTGTTCATCCCTTACCGGCACCACCCCCAACCGCCTGTTTTTCTGGAGCGGTACCATCAGGAGTTTCCAGGACGAAAAAGCCCCGGCCTGTGTATGGAACGAGGATGCTGATTATAATACAATGGTGAACTGGACCACCTTTCCCGAAAGATTAGAAAGAAATGACATATCCTGGAAAGTGTACCAGAACGAGTTGAGCGTAGGCGTTGGGTTTACCGGCGAAGAAGACAGCTGGCTGGCCAACTTTGGCGACAACCCACTGGAATACTTCACCCAATACAATGTAAAATTTCATCCGGCATACATCGACAATCTGCCCAAAGCGGCAGCCGCCACGGCAGAAGAGATCAAAAAAACAGAAGCGCTGTTACAGTCACTACCCGCCGGTGCAGCCACTGCGGAAATTGAGAAAACAAAGAAAAGACTGGACGAAATCAAAAAACAACTGTTCGACATACAGACCGATCAGAAAAAATACACCCGGGAAAATTACCTGCGCCTTACCGCCTGGGAAAAAGCCCTGCATACAAAAGCCTTCGATACCAATACAAAAGATCCCGACTATCACCAGCTTACCGACATTACCTATAAAGACGGCGATACAGAACGGCAAATGAAAGCGCCAAAAGGCGATGTATTGCATCAGTTCAGGGAAGATGTAAAGAACGGTGCCCTGCCCACCGTATCGTGGCTGGTGGCGCCCGAGAACTTCTCCGACCATCCTTCCTCAGCCTGGTTCGGCATCTGGTACATCAGTGAAGTGCTGGACATCCTGACGCAAAACCCCGAGGTGTGGAAGAAAACCATCTTTATACTCACCTACGATGAAAACGATGGCTATTATGATCACGTGCCGCCTTTTGTAGCGCCACATCCGCATAAAACGTCAACGGGGTCAACCTCAACCGGTATCGACACCGGGGTTGATTACGTGGCAGATAAAGACCAGCAATCCATAAAAGAGCAGGCCCGGGAAAGTTCCATTGGCCTGGGTTATCGCGTGCCGATGGTGATAGCCTCGCCCTGGAGCCGCGGTGGCTGGGTAAATTCAGAAGTGTTCGATCATACATCTTCTATTCAGTTCCTCGAAGCGTTCTTAACGCATAAAACCGGCAAAAAGATAGAAGAGCCCAATATTTCCAAATGGCGGCGCACCGTGTGTGGCGATCTTACTTCGGTGTTCAGACCGTATAATGGTGAAAAGATCACGTTGCCAACCTTCCTCGAAAGAGATGAATTTATAGAAGGCATTCACAAAGCACAGTTCCGTCAACTGCCCGCTAATTATAAAAAATTAACTGCTGAAGAAATAGCCGCCATCAACAAGGCGCCCTGGGATTCACCACTGATGCCGCAACAGGAAAAAGGCATTCGAGATGCCTGCGCCCTTCCTTATGAATTGTATGCCGATTGTTACCTGGACTATCAGGACAACGGTACATTAACCGTAAGACTTAGAGCAGATAATAAAATATTTAAAGAGCAATCGGCTGGGGCGCCTTTTCAGATCTATGCACCGGGCTACCAGCTGCAGGTAATGCACCACTCGAACTATGCGGTGGAACCAGGGCAGGAAATAACAACTGAATGGAAGCTGAGCGATTTTGAAAACAATACCTATCATCTGCAGGTGTATGGCCCCAATGGCTTCTTCAGGGAATTTAAAGGCAACCAGCAGGATCCCAGGTATGTATCCGTATACGGTGAATACGAAATCACCAACGACCAATACGAAGAATATACCGGCAATATTATGATTAGCATTGGGGTTAATAATAACAAACCGGTTGAGTATGAAATTATTGACAACGCCT